In Chengkuizengella sediminis, a single window of DNA contains:
- a CDS encoding aminopeptidase — MSNFERNLEKYAEVTLKVGVNIQKGQKLLIRCGLTAADFVRLLTKKAYELGAKDVIVDWKDSEITRIKYDNAPLESFQEFPAWVAQGYTELVEEGTAVLSIYSDDPDLLRGVETPKIAAAQKAQGQALSKFREYIQSDKTSWNIIGVSSKVWAAKVFPDVPEEEQVEKLWDTFFSITRVDQDDPIQAWKDHDKKLHDKADFLNEKKYKFLHYEAPGTKLTIELPEKHLWLGGSSPNEKGIDFFANIPTEEVFTAPLKTGVNGYVSSTKPLSYGGNLIDNFKITFENGKIVDFEAEQGYDTLKTLIETDEGSHFLGEVALVPHDSPISNSNLIFYNTLFDENASNHLAIGSAYAFSFEGGKQMTRDQLAELGANNSLVHQDFMVGSAEMNIDGETADGKREPLFRNGNWAF, encoded by the coding sequence TTTAGAAAAATACGCTGAAGTTACACTAAAAGTAGGCGTCAATATTCAAAAAGGTCAAAAGCTACTAATTCGCTGTGGATTAACTGCTGCGGATTTCGTACGTTTATTAACGAAAAAGGCTTATGAGTTAGGTGCAAAGGACGTTATTGTTGATTGGAAGGATAGCGAGATTACTCGTATTAAATATGACAACGCGCCATTAGAATCATTTCAAGAATTCCCTGCTTGGGTTGCCCAAGGTTACACAGAACTTGTAGAAGAAGGAACCGCTGTTCTTTCTATTTATTCAGATGATCCAGATTTATTAAGAGGGGTCGAAACTCCAAAGATTGCTGCAGCTCAAAAAGCTCAAGGTCAAGCATTAAGCAAATTCCGTGAGTATATCCAATCGGATAAAACAAGCTGGAATATCATTGGGGTATCTTCAAAAGTATGGGCAGCTAAAGTATTTCCAGATGTTCCAGAAGAGGAGCAAGTTGAAAAGCTTTGGGATACCTTTTTTAGTATTACAAGAGTAGATCAGGATGATCCTATCCAAGCATGGAAAGACCATGATAAAAAGTTGCATGACAAAGCAGACTTTTTAAATGAGAAAAAATATAAATTTTTACATTATGAAGCACCAGGTACAAAATTAACGATCGAATTACCTGAAAAACATTTATGGTTAGGCGGAAGCTCACCAAATGAAAAAGGCATCGATTTCTTTGCTAACATTCCAACTGAAGAAGTATTCACTGCACCTTTGAAAACAGGTGTTAATGGTTATGTCTCCAGTACTAAGCCGCTAAGTTATGGTGGTAATTTAATTGATAATTTCAAAATCACTTTTGAAAACGGAAAAATCGTAGATTTTGAAGCAGAACAGGGCTATGATACTCTAAAAACTTTGATTGAAACAGATGAAGGTTCACACTTTTTAGGTGAAGTGGCGCTAGTTCCACATGATTCACCGATCTCAAATTCCAATCTCATTTTTTACAACACATTATTTGATGAAAATGCTTCCAATCACCTTGCGATCGGTAGTGCCTATGCGTTCAGCTTTGAAGGTGGTAAACAAATGACAAGAGATCAGCTTGCTGAGTTAGGGGCAAACAATAGTTTAGTACATCAGGACTTCATGGTTGGTTCCGCAGAAATGAACATTGATGGCGAAACAGCGGATGGAAAGAGAGAACCATTATTCCGTAACGGAAACTGGGCGTTTTAA